One Paralichthys olivaceus isolate ysfri-2021 chromosome 8, ASM2471397v2, whole genome shotgun sequence genomic region harbors:
- the p2rx3b gene encoding P2X purinoceptor 3b, translating into MWSCITDFFTYETTKSVVVKSWTIGIINRVVQLLIITYFIGWVFVNEKAYQVRDTAIESSVMTKVKGFGIYNNKVMDVADYVTPTQGASVFCIITKLITTENQVQGYCPESEKKYNCTQDSDCSRHLNKPGSYGILTGKCVFFNATIKMCQIKGWCPAEIDTVKTTSMMEVENFTIFIKNSIRFPTFNYTKGNFLPTITGEYIKKCNFDMVNNTYCPIFKVGDVVRHAQQNFTKLAEKGGVIGIKIGWICDLDKSDDQCNPSYSFTRLDAMSQKNAVSPGYNFRFAKYYKMENGTDYRTLVKAYAIRFDVLVNGNAGKFNMIPTLINMVAAFTSVGVGTVLCDIILLNFLKGAEQYKAKKFEEVSDSPLDSQSSGFYRSQLSLRHNETIMRSSDSGEFSIERYS; encoded by the exons ATGTGGTCCTGCATAACAGACTTCTTCACCTATGAAACCACCAAGTCAGTGGTGGTGAAGAGCTGGACCATCGGCATCATCAACCGTGTCGTCCAACTTCTCATCATCACATACTTCATCGG gtgggTCTTTGTCAATGAGAAGGCCTACCAGGTGAGAGACACAGCTATTGAATCATCAGTGATGACCAAAGTCAAAGGTTTTGGAATCTACAATAACAAGGTCATGGATGTTGCAGACTACGTCACTCCTACACAG ggAGCTTCAGTCTTCTGCATCATTACTAAACTGATTACTACGGAGAACCAGGTCCAGGGATACTGTCCTGAG agtGAGAAGAAGTATAATTGTACCCAGGACAGCGACTGCTCGCGACATCTCAATAAACCAGGCAGTTATG GAATTCTTACaggcaaatgtgtttttttcaatgCCACTATAAAAATGTGTCAGATAAAAGGATGGTGTCCTGCTGAGATCGACACCGTCAAGAC AACATCAATGATGGAAGTAGAGAATTTCACCATTTTCATTAAGAATAGCATCCGCTTCCCAACTTTCAACTATACAAA agggAACTTCCTTCCTACTATAACAGGCGAATACATCAAAAAATGTAACTTTGACATGGTCAACAACACCTACTGCCCCATCTTCAAAGTGGGAGATGTGGTCCGCCACGCGCAGCAGAACTTCACCAAACTGGCAGAAAAG GGAGGCGTGATTGGAATAAAGATCGGATGGATATGTGATCTGGACAAATCAGACGACCAGTGTAACCCCTCATACTCCTTCACTCGACTGGATGCCATGTCACAGAAGAATGCTGTCTCACCAGGCTACAATTTCAG gtttgCCAAGTATTACAAGATGGAGAACGGGACAGACTACCGCACTCTCGTGAAAGCCTATGCTATTAGGTTTGATGTCCTGGTCAATGGAAAT GCAGGGAAGTTCAACATGATCCCCACACTCATCAACATGGTGGCAGCCTTCACATCAGTGGGCGTG GGAACGGTGCTGTGTGACATCATACTGCTGAACTTCCTGAAAGGAGCCGAGCAGTACAAAGCCAAGAAATTTGAAGAG GTGTCAGACAGCCCACTGGACTCCCAAAGTAGCGGGTTTTACCGCTCCCAGCTTTCACTCAGACATAATGAGACCATCATGAGGTCCAGTGACTCAGGGGAGTTTTCTATTGAACGTTACAGCTAA